GAAAAATCCAGAGCTGCCACGGCCACTCTGGCCTCAGAAAACCCTCCCTTCTCCATCTCATCACCTACAAACAGTGAACAAAGGCAAGCTTAGGACGCATTTCATCAAACTGGTGATCAAGCTGGGCCTCTACAGAAGCAGCTGTGTTGCTCAGCACGATATCTGGACTATAGCCAGGTCTCCATAGGAACTAGGAGAAGGTTGCTGGTTTTTGTGACCTTATAAACCAGTCCGGCACCAGCTCACAGGCTGGATAGTGCACTTGGTCTCGGCAAAGGCACCTTTTAAGAAAGTTTGATCTGTTTTTAAGTAGCTCTCTCTGTGGGATAGTGTTGTCCTTTGCAGTGGATTTAAAACATGGCTATTAATTAGTTAGCCAACACAGATGAATTAAATGAGAAGCATCAGAATACTGTGATAACGGTTAATGCACACTTTCCTGTAAGCCTTTTCCACTAGAACCTGACATAACAGTCCTTGTAACAACTGTAAACTGAGTACTGTGCGATAGTAGTAACAGGGAAATAGTTTTATTaagttaattttaatttcatgtaAATGAAAAACCCTTTAGTACTAGATTGGAGCTAGAAGACAAGTCATCTGAGATGGTTTATTGCCCTCTGGTGGAAACAAAGTTAAACTGCATACTGTAAGTCTCAGTTGATACACAGCATGAAGTTATTTTGTTGAGATGATGATATCTCATTGGCTTTGCTTTGAAGGAACTGCAGACTCGATCTAACACCACGCTGCTGCTAAGCAGACCTGTTCCTTGCCACTAATGAAACAGCTGTTGTAGGCATCATGGAGTTGATTGACAGCTGTCACATCTTATGCACGTGCACATCTGGAGTGTACTACTGCAGATGCCTGTTTTATTGCAATTCACAACTGAATTTTATAAGACAAACTGTTTTAAATGCTTATTAACCAAAGGCAATTAGTTAAGCATAATTCATCCATGGTGATATAGCAATTTTACAAAGAAAGACTACTTTCTACTCTCTCTGGATATGGTTTTTGaattttaacctcctaagacctgaactctttcatggcatgcatttttaatttctctttactatttgggctgattgggacctgatgaacgtaaaaacaaagaattacctgatttttatttttttacctgatttttgtttttgacaaaaatgagatccacatataaggacatttgttttaaatttcgatagacaGGACATTATactatccacttacgaggacagtataatgtcctcgtaagtggatatcaggcccttgtagagcaaaatttagtattttggtctggacaacccaaaatgtgatgtccacatatgtggacgccaggtcctatgAGGTTAAGGTTGGTGAATAGTGAATGGCATGGAAGATGTTTACATCGCTGCTTCATCTGAGAACAGAAAGGTGTTCAGAGAGATGTTTCCGTCTTTgtaaaattacacaagaactaaaataaaatttccCATCAGCAGCATTTTAAACCCTGAGGTTTAGGGTATCGTCACATATAATCCTGTTTAAAAGAACCTAACTCAGTGATCTTTTCAGTAGGGGGTTTCTAATTAAATGACTGAATATAGATTATTAATATAGTTTATTAAAATCAGTTTAAACTCAACTTCCTCAAGAAGGGTAAACAAAGCAAGATGGTTTGGCAGATTGTTTTTGAGGTGCAGCTCTTTTTCAAAATGGCAATTTCATATTGACCTTGGAGGCTagattaaacttttaatgagaGCTGTCACTAAAAACCCACCCGATGCTATGAATCTTTTATAACTAAATATGAGAAGTTGATTCTGGCCTGgctcattatttttgttatatCAAATCTTTAAAGGGACCTGTTATGCTATGTACcgtctacattggctgtctctcaccctttacccatccctgttgcttgtcatgtgtttctttggtgtattaagagttttttcatgtgctatgtgcagaggtgttttttttctgttctcaaactgatctccctgttggagctcagtctggggggagttatttttttctccttatctttcctcatgtggtgcattttccattgttatacctctctgacctgtcttccccatgtgatgtttttgtgtaatgtatgtatggtcggagggtaagatggcgccgccattgggtgcaataggtcggcaaccttaacatgaaatttcccactcgtgggactaataaaggtatcttaTCTTTCTTAAAAATACTGTTACAATTGTGGATGCTCACAATAGACATAGCCAAAGtgtcaaataatgaggtcaggtTATCTGCAGGTTATGTTCCCCCGACAATCCCCACCAACAGCTGAACCCTCCCACCCCAGTGTTTCCAAtcaatcaataataataataaaaaaaggacCAGTTCTAAATTGTATCTTAACAAAGCTAAACACAAAAGAAGCTTCAGTAAAACTATTATTTCCTCTTCCAAAATCATTCCAAGTCACTTTAGGTTCACTTTATATTGCACACATAGTTGCCAATATCTGACCATCCGTAGCtccacagtttgagaaccaaCAGCTAAAAGAGTAGAatgatatatagatatagatgtAACTTTGCTTCACACAGAATGACGCACACCAGCTCACAGGGGTTATTGTTCAAAGGCTCACTTATAATTTATTAATGTTCTCGCCACACATCCGCAACAATCCTGCATCCACATTCTGAACAGATGACACTAacggaagaaaaataaataaagaaatcacaTCTTGCAACGATGTTTGTGAAATGCAATTCATGGCAATGTGCGAACTGTCAAATCTATATTCATCTTTTCTTGAATACACTGGAATTTGACTGGCCTGTCTGACAAAAATACTCAGGATTTACAGCATCGTCTCGAAGGACTCCAACGTCTGGGAACTAATAATCCTTTCTGATAGCAGCAAATCAATTGATTATCTCACTCCTCAACAATTCTGCAAGATCACAGGGAGTAATAGATTTAAAGTTGTTGCATTTTCATCTTTGGTGGTTAGGCCTTCATTAAAGTACATATTTTCTGCATTAGTGTTTTAGTCATAGGGATCAAATTAGCCTTAAAAAAATACTTCATGTCCAATAACTCTAATTACATTACattgacaaataaaataaaataaaatggaaaaaaaaaatcagcaactTCTCCCAATCTTAAAGATGAACTTCCAGTTATCAATATAGTGTCGTGTAAACCATTGCCACCACAGACCTCAGTAGGGAGCTGGCTAAACAAGTGTTAACACTGCAAGAAATACTGAGACAAGGATTAGTGTTTGATTCTTCAAATTGATGTCAGTTACAGAGCTGGCACTGAACTGGGATCAAATCCAAGTCGGGACAATATCAGAGTGACAGGCTGAAGAGAGGTGGGGGTGGGGTAGGGCTGTGGGTGGGGGCGGGATGGAGTCATTTAATAAACATCGGAGTgcttgtgtttcattgtgtttgtgtgtgcagatgtaagCATATGTGTCACGAGTTCTGTGCCCACTGCTtcagagaaggaaagaaagaaagaaaaaaaaaaaaggatttttgtGAGAAGCACAAGGCTCAGGGGGGGAGGTTATGGCCACAGGGAGAAGAGAGAGCACCAGGCTCTTTTGTTGTTCTCTGCTCTTGGTCGTGTCAGTAGTCCAGCTGTTAGCCACAGGTCAGTGGAGTGAGACACTATGCCAGGGAGCGCTGACGAGGTTTGATTCTAGGATAGAgctacaaagaaaacaacaggaGAAATGATTTATTATTACATATTTAGTCACTGAAATCTTTGATGAATTCTTGTTTTGCAATGGTACATGTAAGTGGCATCTAACTAAAAAGTCAAAGAGTCAATCAGCTCGAGGGtaaattttcatttttgccAAGTTAAACAAACTTAAATTTGGATAACAAAGCTGAaatttgattgaaaaaaaaattgaaagggGGGTGGGAGGAGTGACGTTTACCCCCAGCAGGTTGCGGGGAACATAGCCCTCATTGTCCTCGAGTCGTGCCCACCACCACTCCGTTTCGCTGTCGTCTTGTCGTTGCAGGGTGGTGATGGCGTCCCCCTCACTGAACGACAGCTCGTCCGGATTTTGGGCTTCATAATTCCACAGAGCGTACACCGTCCCCTTGTTCATTACGCCCAGCTTCTCCTGAACACCTGCATGTAAGAGAATCCAAACAAACAGTTAGTATAATTTACAGTTCAGGATACAATCAGGATATTTAAGTATAATCTTACATTTGctacattatttttattacagcCTCAGCAATTGAACTCAAAGGAGTGTGATGTTTCTCACCATATAGAAACTGGGAACACTGGAGGTAGCCCTCTTCCATTTCCTCGCATTTATCCGCAGCAGTCTCCACATCGCTAATGGTGCTAGCAAAGATGGCGGCCCCTGACTCGACCAACAACTTACAGAGATGAACACTGTTGCAGGAGGCTGCACAGTGAAGAGGAGTCCTGTTGAAGTGcacacaaacaggaaatatggATACAACAGGTCACGTAAACCTTCAAATTCTGCGTcatcatcctgttttccttatGAGGACTCACCATCCATCACTGTCAGCAGCATTGACGTTCACTCCAAAATCCAGCAGGAACTTGACTATGTGGTGATGTCCCGCGCACACTGCGTTGTGCAGGGGTGTGATGCCCTCGTCGTTGGGAGTGCTGGGATTCTCCACCTGGAAAAAGGAAGGACCGGGACAAAAAAAGATGAGTGCTTAAACTacattcacatataaaacaaattaaagtcTATAAATAGAATCAGAACACACCTCATAGATGATCCTCTGGACCAGGTCAAATTCTCCCTCCAACGAGGCGTCCAGCAGGAGagccagagggttaaacttcaCTCTGAAGCCATGACCAATGCGGTCagagtttggtttttttaggtTTGTTCGCTTCTCCTGTGATAATAGAGAGGAGGGATGAGCCTTTGAAtcacttttatttctttgaataaaagtctgtgtatgtgtgtctctcaCCAGTGGTTGTGAGACCCCTGTGCCACTCTCTTCTGGAGTGGTGACCTCCGGCACAGGGCTGGGCAGCGCCACTTCGGAGCCTCCCacgttgttgttgctgttgtccTCCGATCCCTCGGCTTCAGCGGGATCCACGTGTCCTTCTTTTGGTGAGGCCACCGGCTCGTTGTCATTAGCATCAGTAGTGGCAGGGGGAGCGTCAGAGCCCGGCTCCTCTTTGCCTGGTGTTGGCGCTAGCGGAGTTTCTGAGAGGAGATTCCCATTGTCTGTATCAGCCAGAGGGTCACCTCCCAGGTATACAGGAGGATTACTTGGTTGATAAAATGGTGTTCCATTACCTGCACCACTCCCACCTCCAGATCCACCAACTCCATTTCCCTCTATGCCTCCTGCAAGAGTGTTAAATCTCTGGTAGAGCAGTTTCTGGATGTTGGGTCCGCTGGGACCCTCTGGTTCTGTGATGGAGCTGCGCTTCTTCAGTGGTCTCGGAGCGTTGGCCAGCTTTTTACGGAGCACTTCGAGGTCAGCGTCGCTTTGGTAGCGCAGCGGGGAATGTACCATTGGCGTCAGCTTGGTTGGGCTGAGTGGCCGTGGTATGTTCTCCAcactgggaggaggtgctgacGGCTCAAGGTGCTGGAAGCTCTCATGATCGTCATATTCTCCGTCTAATGTGTCCTCACCACTGGGTTGGCCTTGGAGCAATGGGAAGGCCCCTCCTGACTGACCAAAAGGCAGAGGCGAGGGAGGCGTCGAGCTGGAGGGGAGAACAGGCTTCCCGTATACTAAGAGAGAGCAGACATGGTAGAGTTAAGGTTGAGGGCATTGATGCCATCATTACTTTCATTATTAATTcactttttcattttgcttATAATAAACAAGAGTTGGCAGTCTGAAATGCCAAAGTTAAAATTGTCTATCATATATCCTCAGAGTTTGCGTCGCCCCTAaaattccttttattttttcacacttGAAAACTTAAAAGAATTTGATTTATATGATATAAGTATATCATCACATTTCAGACTGCAACTAACTAAATATTCTCAATTTCTGGGCAAAAGATTCATAGAAAACTGTCCCAAAATCTCAGTTCTTACCTGCTTTAATAGCAGGCTTTAGTGGCTGGCTCTTTGGCGCCAACTGCTGGAGGTACATGTGATAGATGGAGCTAGAGTTCACGGTAGGTGGGCCCTTTCGGGGAGACTGAGGCCGTGATCCTCTGTCTGGGATGAAGGGACGCACTGCCACAGCTGGCGGAGGATCCAGTCGTTCACTCATTCCAGAAGGAAAGAGCGGTGCATTAGGCTGGAAGGTGGGGCTCGGTGGCACTGAAATACGCTGCTGGATCTGCTGGGAGGACGAGCCTGTGGCGGGGGGCACGCGGGGCCAAGCGGGAGCTGGTGGGTTTGGGAGTGGGCGAGGTGGGGGAGGTGCATCTTTACGGCGCTCCAAAGAGCTGGCTGAGTTTGCGGAGGTGAGGTGGGATCCGTATGGTGGTGGCTGCGGCTTGTTGATGGCTGGGGAGGACACAGCCATTTTGGAGTCTAGCACCTGTGAAGAAGCATACAGGCATTTATCATTAAAACAGCTGTtatatgcagaaaaaaatgacagagtcACTCCTTCCCACTGAATAAAAATCCATCTTCAGCAGCCAATTTTCCGTATGTGCAACTGGTATCATACAGGCCTAGGAGGTTGCCTTGGTTACCCATAATTTGCATGAAACATGCCGACCCATCTCAAAAATGAGCCATTTTGGTCTCcaagctgtatagaaactcaaTAAAGTGCAATGCAGATGAAAAGCAGAGAACATTCGCTTTCAAAGTAAAGGTTGTGCCTTATAACTGAAGCTAACAtgtttcaaaaaatgttttttattttaaagacaaaTGCTCTCCATTTTCGGTTCCATTTCCTTTCAATGAAAAGAGTTTAGAAGGACGTACCTTTTCTGCACTTGGAGCACCGGGGGAGCCTGAGGGAGCACTTTTGCCCTGGGTATCAGTCCCTGAGTCTCTTCTCTCAGGAGGTTTTAGAGTTGCACTGGGCTTGCCTAGAGTAGGCCAACCAGTTTCATTAGCTATGGCATAAACAGGGCACAGTTAGTGGagagcaaaagaaagaaaagatcaCACAAATGACTTGTGCCGTCTTAAATGGCAGCTTTTTCTTATGACTAAGTGCACTGTGTGGAATATTAGTGATGACATTTCAAGACCACTAATAAATATAATGTTGGAAACACATAAAACAACTATACTGTTTTGACCGGTATCAACTGGAGAggtcaggattttttttttagatgccCATCCTATTAACCAGACACAATAAATAAACCAAGAGCTCGCTTTATGTTACATTTATGTCCATCACTGATAACAAATAGACATCGATCCAAGGAGAAGATCTTTCCCATGAGCTCCCCCACTCTCACACATCAGAAGGgagattttctttatttcttttaaaagtacaaactgcatcaaattaaatgtTTCAAGAGGCGCCGCTGATCAATAGGATCAAAATCCCGAGCCTTCACATTAGGTAGAGGAAGGAATTTATGCATATTAGTATGTTGCTGATTTTAGTCACGTAGTGTTTAACTTAGTAACTATTATTGGTAACTACAATGAAAGTTAAGATGATTTGTCTAATAACAGAGAATAATAACTGCAGAAAATgtgaaactaaaaagaaaatatgtaaaattaaaaataaataaataaaaaatagtaaTTTCAAACAGAAAGGACAGcgtgaaaggaaagaaaaagatgacaaaaaacaacagaaataagTGCTGCACACACAGAAATTATAATAACCGTCACAATCTGTCACACAGCAATAATGCTGGTGAGTGATGTGTTAAAGATGTAAATAAGTGCTATCATATATTAGTAGACCAGAGATTTTGACTTGTTATAGTAGGAAAGAACAGGTAGAAGAAACTTTGTCAAAAATCATTCCATCAGCTGTGATTGTAATCCACAAGAGTGTGTAAACATGCATAACGATAAAGCCATTGAACTGGCACACCTAAAACAAATGCACTAGTTTTAATGTTATAAATCACAGCTGTGCTTTTCCTGCTATAACAAACCAAAATgttttacaatgaaaaaaaagtctaaacaGTAACAATAAGGCAACACTATCCAGAGTCTAAAAGGGAAAAATCTGGGTCTGGTTCCTCACAGATTAATAGGAGTGACACTTAAAGAGTGAATCCTATGATATTTTAACATGCACAGGTTAAATTCCTCGTGCATGTAAAGCGTTTGACAGCTAAAAGTGACTCTCACAGCTTAGCTGTTGTGAGAGTTTGGCATGAAGGTTAAGGTGGCTGCAGGCCTGGGAATGAGGTGAAGTTAGAACAAAGCCACGATATTATGGACTGCTTTACATGTTAAACTTACGAGGCACTCAACTCAGCGAACCTTCTCAGAAGTGTATGAGAACACACAGGACCAGCAGCGCTTTGCCATCAGTCATGTGAAGCATGATATCAGCTACAATCAACAGCACCAACTTCGTGCAGCTTATGCTTTTACACAGCACCCCAGTACTTTCAAGTCACTGGCAAATCCACAGAGGAATCTTAATGACCAGTCAGTGATTTATGGATTCAGCCTGAGACAGTTGGAGCAATTTACccatcacagcagtgagtgaTTAGAGTGTAGGTGGCTCATGGTGTGACTGGGGAGAGTTCTTAAATACTCAATTAGTCCACGCAATAAGAAACTCGATTAGATGGAATCAAAATTGTATGATGGATTACAATGCTGTAATatggagggagaaaaaaagaaatctgggGCATGCTGTGGATCCTGTGCTACAATCAAGACAAGGTTCTGAAGGTGCCATCCTTTTGCTTATGCAGCGCTGTGCACTCACGGGACGTGCCGTCAGAGCCAGTGGAGGCTCCAGGGCCCGGGTGTGATTCTGGAAGGGACGGGGGAACCGGGTCCACAACGATGTCTAAATCAGACACTTTCCAAGGGCCGGGAGGCTTTCGCACACCGTCTGCCCCAAGAAGAGTCATCCCCCACCCAACCCCCACACCCAGTGAGACAGACATCACAAAGACAAGACAGGATAGACATGAAAGAGAGACGGAGAGACAAGGAAGGGAAATACAGGTTACACAACACAGGAGAAGAGTGAGGTTAGAGAGGAAGGGAGGAACGAAAAGCAATCACAGAAATCAAGCCCAGGTGGAGAATCAACTGAGATGTCAGGTAGGAAGGAATCAGTTCAGGCAGAGGAAGGAACTTCAGCAGCATGCAGAAAGTGTTCAATGTGTAGCTGGAAATGCTGGATTTATGATCCATCTGAACAGAACCTTGGATGATAGGACAGTATCAGAAACCTCCAAAGTCTGAAATCAGTGATCTCACTTTCAGACATTCATGCCTTCGTTGACCAGCTGGCTCtacaacagcggtccccaaccttttttgtgccacggtccgacaatattttcatggaacggcctttaaggtgtcgcggataaatacaacaaaataaaaccagtaccagtaccaaaagagaagatttattcataacacatggggaaaaaacccagggaaaccaagttgacaataaaaacgattaaaaaaaataattctaaaaaccaataaaaaccctgaaaagcattaatttcacacccaagcctcaactctcaaggcccagtaccaaacgactcacggaccggtccaggggttggggaccgctgttctaTAGGACCTGCACTCTCAGACTACATGTACTAAACTTGtcagtgttttttaaacatttctgcattttgtaaaaaaaaaaaaaaaaaattaaaaattaaaaaaatagaaaatctcCATGTGTAAAATGTTCTGGTTTAAACAAACCTGATTTAGTGCGGCCATGGTTGGCTTGGTTATTAACACCCAGAGTCTGAGGCTTCAGTGGATCTGGTGGTATGGTGTAGCCGCCTTCCTGTCGAGCCGGTACTGGAACCTGGATATATGGCCCGACAGCAGCAACACGACCCAGAGTGCCGGGAGCTGGCTGGGGAGACGGAGGCCCATTGGCTCTATtcagctataaaaaaaaaagagaatgagAAATGTTTGAGATGTCAAAACAGTTGAAAAGCGAAAACTGTATAAAACTTTCACTACTCCAAGGGTTTTACAGCTCCTCTAAGAAGACAAATGAAAACTTTTCTTTGAGTATctataaaaactttaaaacagcatttaaatgtgttattttaaataataaaaaacccCGCAGTCTATAAGCTGATGTCTTACAGAgatagaggggaaaaaaaccccaaaaaactttCAGAAATTTCCCGCCCCCAAAAATATGTAAACAGGAGATGTTAAGGGCTCCTAGTCTTACAGGAAGGTTCTCTTTTTGACGTGCCTCAGCTTTTTTCTTGTAGAGACGCTCCCTCAGCTCACTGATGCGCTTGTCCATAAGCGTCACTTCCATATTGCGCTTGTTCAGAAGCTCCTTCTGTTGCTGCAGCTTGCTGTTTTGCTCCTGATTCAACTTGTTTCGAATCTGATAATGATGAGCGAAGACATAAACAAATGCATAGAAAGACTGGACCAAGACAATCTGCTATGACTGTAAACGTAGCGGAACTTGTAAGAGTATGCACGACATGATGCACTAATTTCAACTCTGCATTACCTGAAGCTCCTGGTACAGTTTGCGGAGCTCCAGCGCTGCAGCACCGGTTACTTGGCCACCCAGGGACGTCTGTATGCCATTCAGCTTTCCTCTCCGCAGGTCCTCTAGCTGCAGGCTAAGCTGCTCCACCCTCAGCACAGCTGCCTGCAActccgcctgcttctcctggaACAGGCTGCTAACCTGCTCGATCTCAGCCGCTGCATttaggagggaaaaaaaaaaaaaagggaaaaagatcTCGATCAGCACCAACAGACAGCTTCtttgttttggggggaaaaatacTCCAAACCATTCATCAAAAATCAAATGCtattttttattaaagaaaCGAAAAGATACTCAAGACCAAGATTTTTCAGAACTCTTATTCACCCAAAGTCAAGAGTTCTAAATATAAAGTATGCACTGATATGAGATATAAATCTTCT
The genomic region above belongs to Pelmatolapia mariae isolate MD_Pm_ZW linkage group LG15, Pm_UMD_F_2, whole genome shotgun sequence and contains:
- the ppp1r13bb gene encoding protein phosphatase 1, regulatory subunit 13Bb isoform X2, which codes for MKRFVTIVLRGLVSLSKENPIWAKEHHRPPKREIKRKRRAAKRAKSMGRRNLVRVMILTVYLSDGEQAVTEVPITPETTCRDVVEFCKEPGESGCHLAEVWRGNERAIPFEHMMYEHMQKWGPRKQEVKFFLRHEDSPTESSDQGSQQSQEQMSRRSGNTGDKHNENGVGSQRVELTLSELQEMATRQQQQIEAQQQMLVAKEQRLRYLKQQERRQQQSVSESEKLQRLKERVESQEAKLKKIRAMRGQVDYSKVINGNLSAEIEQVSSLFQEKQAELQAAVLRVEQLSLQLEDLRRGKLNGIQTSLGGQVTGAAALELRKLYQELQIRNKLNQEQNSKLQQQKELLNKRNMEVTLMDKRISELRERLYKKKAELNRANGPPSPQPAPGTLGRVAAVGPYIQVPVPARQEGGYTIPPDPLKPQTLGVNNQANHGRTKSDGVRKPPGPWKVSDLDIVVDPVPPSLPESHPGPGASTGSDGTSPNETGWPTLGKPSATLKPPERRDSGTDTQGKSAPSGSPGAPSAEKVLDSKMAVSSPAINKPQPPPYGSHLTSANSASSLERRKDAPPPPRPLPNPPAPAWPRVPPATGSSSQQIQQRISVPPSPTFQPNAPLFPSGMSERLDPPPAVAVRPFIPDRGSRPQSPRKGPPTVNSSSIYHMYLQQLAPKSQPLKPAIKAVYGKPVLPSSSTPPSPLPFGQSGGAFPLLQGQPSGEDTLDGEYDDHESFQHLEPSAPPPSVENIPRPLSPTKLTPMVHSPLRYQSDADLEVLRKKLANAPRPLKKRSSITEPEGPSGPNIQKLLYQRFNTLAGGIEGNGVGGSGGGSGAGNGTPFYQPSNPPVYLGGDPLADTDNGNLLSETPLAPTPGKEEPGSDAPPATTDANDNEPVASPKEGHVDPAEAEGSEDNSNNNVGGSEVALPSPVPEVTTPEESGTGVSQPLEKRTNLKKPNSDRIGHGFRVKFNPLALLLDASLEGEFDLVQRIIYEVENPSTPNDEGITPLHNAVCAGHHHIVKFLLDFGVNVNAADSDGWTPLHCAASCNSVHLCKLLVESGAAIFASTISDVETAADKCEEMEEGYLQCSQFLYGVQEKLGVMNKGTVYALWNYEAQNPDELSFSEGDAITTLQRQDDSETEWWWARLEDNEGYVPRNLLGLYPRIKPRQRSLA
- the ppp1r13bb gene encoding protein phosphatase 1, regulatory subunit 13Bb isoform X1 is translated as MKRFVTIVLRGLVSLSKENPIWAKEHHRPPKREIKRKRRAAKRAKSMGRRNLVRVMILTVYLSDGEQAVTEVPITPETTCRDVVEFCKEPGESGCHLAEVWRGNERAIPFEHMMYEHMQKWGPRKQEVKFFLRHEDSPTESSDQGSQQSQEQMSRRSGNTGDKHNENGVGSQRVELTLSELQEMATRQQQQIEAQQQMLVAKEQRLRYLKQQERRQQQSVSESEKLQRLKERVESQEAKLKKIRAMRGQVDYSKVINGNLSAEIEQVSSLFQEKQAELQAAVLRVEQLSLQLEDLRRGKLNGIQTSLGGQVTGAAALELRKLYQELQIRNKLNQEQNSKLQQQKELLNKRNMEVTLMDKRISELRERLYKKKAEARQKENLPLNRANGPPSPQPAPGTLGRVAAVGPYIQVPVPARQEGGYTIPPDPLKPQTLGVNNQANHGRTKSDGVRKPPGPWKVSDLDIVVDPVPPSLPESHPGPGASTGSDGTSPNETGWPTLGKPSATLKPPERRDSGTDTQGKSAPSGSPGAPSAEKVLDSKMAVSSPAINKPQPPPYGSHLTSANSASSLERRKDAPPPPRPLPNPPAPAWPRVPPATGSSSQQIQQRISVPPSPTFQPNAPLFPSGMSERLDPPPAVAVRPFIPDRGSRPQSPRKGPPTVNSSSIYHMYLQQLAPKSQPLKPAIKAVYGKPVLPSSSTPPSPLPFGQSGGAFPLLQGQPSGEDTLDGEYDDHESFQHLEPSAPPPSVENIPRPLSPTKLTPMVHSPLRYQSDADLEVLRKKLANAPRPLKKRSSITEPEGPSGPNIQKLLYQRFNTLAGGIEGNGVGGSGGGSGAGNGTPFYQPSNPPVYLGGDPLADTDNGNLLSETPLAPTPGKEEPGSDAPPATTDANDNEPVASPKEGHVDPAEAEGSEDNSNNNVGGSEVALPSPVPEVTTPEESGTGVSQPLEKRTNLKKPNSDRIGHGFRVKFNPLALLLDASLEGEFDLVQRIIYEVENPSTPNDEGITPLHNAVCAGHHHIVKFLLDFGVNVNAADSDGWTPLHCAASCNSVHLCKLLVESGAAIFASTISDVETAADKCEEMEEGYLQCSQFLYGVQEKLGVMNKGTVYALWNYEAQNPDELSFSEGDAITTLQRQDDSETEWWWARLEDNEGYVPRNLLGLYPRIKPRQRSLA
- the ppp1r13bb gene encoding protein phosphatase 1, regulatory subunit 13Bb isoform X4, whose product is MKRFVTIVLRGLVSLSKENPIWAKEHHRPPKREIKRKRRAAKRAKSMGRRNLVRVMILTVYLSDGEQAVTEVPITPETTCRDVVEFCKEPGESGCHLAEVWRGNERAIPFEHMMYEHMQKWGPRKQEVKFFLRHEDSPTESSDQGSQQSQEQMSRRSGNTGDKHNENGVGSQRVELTLSELQEMATRQQQQIEAQQQMLVAKEQRLRYLKQQERRQQQSVSESEKLQRLKERVESQEAKLKKIRAMRGQVDYSKVINGNLSAEIEQVSSLFQEKQAELQAAVLRVEQLSLQLEDLRRGKLNGIQTSLGGQVTGAAALELRKLYQELQIRNKLNQEQNSKLQQQKELLNKRNMEVTLMDKRISELRERLYKKKAEARQKENLPLNRANGPPSPQPAPGTLGRVAAVGPYIQVPVPARQEGGYTIPPDPLKPQTLGVNNQANHGRTKSANETGWPTLGKPSATLKPPERRDSGTDTQGKSAPSGSPGAPSAEKVLDSKMAVSSPAINKPQPPPYGSHLTSANSASSLERRKDAPPPPRPLPNPPAPAWPRVPPATGSSSQQIQQRISVPPSPTFQPNAPLFPSGMSERLDPPPAVAVRPFIPDRGSRPQSPRKGPPTVNSSSIYHMYLQQLAPKSQPLKPAIKAVYGKPVLPSSSTPPSPLPFGQSGGAFPLLQGQPSGEDTLDGEYDDHESFQHLEPSAPPPSVENIPRPLSPTKLTPMVHSPLRYQSDADLEVLRKKLANAPRPLKKRSSITEPEGPSGPNIQKLLYQRFNTLAGGIEGNGVGGSGGGSGAGNGTPFYQPSNPPVYLGGDPLADTDNGNLLSETPLAPTPGKEEPGSDAPPATTDANDNEPVASPKEGHVDPAEAEGSEDNSNNNVGGSEVALPSPVPEVTTPEESGTGVSQPLEKRTNLKKPNSDRIGHGFRVKFNPLALLLDASLEGEFDLVQRIIYEVENPSTPNDEGITPLHNAVCAGHHHIVKFLLDFGVNVNAADSDGWTPLHCAASCNSVHLCKLLVESGAAIFASTISDVETAADKCEEMEEGYLQCSQFLYGVQEKLGVMNKGTVYALWNYEAQNPDELSFSEGDAITTLQRQDDSETEWWWARLEDNEGYVPRNLLGLYPRIKPRQRSLA